The Vicia villosa cultivar HV-30 ecotype Madison, WI linkage group LG1, Vvil1.0, whole genome shotgun sequence genome includes a region encoding these proteins:
- the LOC131649378 gene encoding uncharacterized protein LOC131649378, translating into MESDDCESKKVAALARRRRKQILSERRFKRSRVGDKVLDFEVCFSRNYDPSIENIRTPLSNITSSVINQRSQNSNTHPAELLRSSATGRNVSVNKFQNQRQRNAYKLKSNTTTPKVGSCSSNSTCTMDTMSPNLVAATSYHRTKTIIQPNTPRLSRQHAFNSPVSLDTNTPSSGTTSSNANQVFKNVNTLQSGPVVSSRRQLNVGAIQSMAANLFKKFSNIDHYGESSSTSNIHRNTSVNKEADETVEDGTTDDSISDSDCEFINANPDYDTASTLDDEETIEPNYAPQNMKDSGYSDIGDPIVECIHCGALMWYQEKPDKRKHSAVPKFQLCCGNGKVVLPLLNEPPLLLKHLLSDDNDSDCINYQQYCRLYNIMFTFTSPGMKFDNRYQSAGGPPNIRIHGQTCHRIGSMLPLDGETPKFAQLYIYDTDNEIHHRMEGIGHNPNVNPETVGKLKLMLDEFNTHAKTFRMAADRLKDSHVPDLKLKLIADRSKDGRVYNQPTVSEVAALIVGDVDTGSKRHIILERQSGRLKRISEFHPSYLALQYPLLFPYGEDGFRIGILHRETKAKKKKNKLTIREWLTFRIQTKTAEAHTLLMSRRLFQQFLVDGFTMMESQRLNYIRKHQKKLRVSKYNNLNGPEQNQNTQGANKGKRVVLPSTYVGSRRYMEQLYFDGMDICSHIGFLDLFITFTCNPMWPEVKRLLHPMRLQPHDRPDIISRVFKIKLDELLFDLTKKHVLGRVVAYIYTVEFQKRGLPHAHILLFMHPQSKYPTPEDINNIISAEIPSKEDDVELYNLVKRHMIHGPCDLPQTVVDQDGYPVYRRRDTGNTVTIKNVVLDNRSVVPHNPYLLKKFQAHINMEWCNQGTSVKYLFKYINKGYDRITAAVVGDNDSPLTAKNFDEIKQYLDCRYVSPSEACWRIFSFPIHGRSPTVERLYFHLEGDNSVYYTDYELIDEVLEKPSVKESMFTAWMEANKTYPEARNLTYSNFLTKFVYDKRYRRWRPRKRGHTIGRLIWVPPSTGELYYLRMMLTVAKGPTCYEDIKKVGGIVRDSFRDACFEMGFLNDDKEYVAAINEAKDWGSGHFLRKLFVTMLLSGTINRPRHVWQKTWKMLSDGILHQQRQLTNIKDMQLTEAELKNLTLIEIENMLQSNRRSLHEFKDMPNPDAYVTRHVGNRLIYEEHDYNTKTERENFNNLFRALTDEQRSIFEKIMEAVGKQRGGVFFLHGYGGTGKTFMWRTLSSALRSKKKIVFVVASSGIASLLLPGGRTAHSKFKIPVPTLDNSTCNIDKNTEHSQLFEATDVIIWDEAPMAHKNYFEALDRTLKDVMTKKGFGNKIFGGKVVVFGGDFRQILPVVPREARSDSVHASICSSYIWDYCQVLTLTKNMRLQQGSDNTSSNELAQFSKWILNVGDGKISEPNDGLVDIEIPQDLLITNYEDPIKAIVENTYPNLVNVFQDVAYLQGKAILASTIEVVDKINHYVLDLIPGEEKEYLSYDSIDRTDSSYTEAYEVLTLEFLSKLRTSGLPNHIIKLKVGTPIMLMRNLDQSDGLCNGTRLIVTRLANHVIEAKIISGKNIDNLFYIPRMSMSPSESPWPFKLIRRQFPIIVSYTMTINKSQGQSLDSVGLYLPSPVFSHGQLYVAISRVTTKSGLKILIHDKENVPCSTTTNVIYKEVFQSLC; encoded by the exons ATGGAATCAGACGATTGTGAGAGTAAGAAAGTTGCAGCATTGGCAAGAAGAAGGAGAAAACAAATTCTCAGTGAAAGAAGATTTAAAAGAAGTAGAGTTGGTGATAAAGTATTGGATTTTGAAGTATGTTTCAGTAGGAACTATGATCCATCCATTGAAAACATCAGAACACCACTTTCTAACATCACTTCTTCGGTGATTAATCAAAGGAGTCAAAACTCGAATACACATCCAGCAGAGCTTCTAAGGTCATCAGCAACGGGTAGAAACGTCAGTGTCAATAAGTTTCAGAATCAAAGGCAACGCAATGCTTATAAACTGAAGTCAAATACGACAACACCCAAAGTTGGTTCATGCAGCTCAAATTCAACATGTACTATGGATACCATGTCCCCTAACCTGGTAGCTGCGACATCATATCATCGAACAAAGACAATTATTCAACCAAATACGCCACGGCTGAGCAGACAACATGCTTTCAATTCTCCTGTTAGCCTCGATACAAACACACCTTCAAGTGGTACAACATCTTCCAATGCTAATCAAGTCTTCAAAAACGTTAATACACTGCAAAGTGGACCAGTCGTTTCATCCAGAAGACAATTGAATGTTGGTGCTATTCAATCTATGGCCGCCAATCTATTCAAAAAATTCTCAAATATTGATCATTATGGTGAGTCTTCATCCACAAGCAATATTCACCGCAACACAAGTGTTAATAAAGAAGCAGATGAAACCGTTGAAGATGGAACAACGGATGATTCAATATCTGATAGTGATTGTGAGTTCATAAATGCAAATCCTGACTATGACACAGCATCAactcttgatgatgaagaaactATAGAACCAAACTATGCGCCGCAAAACATGAAAGATTCTG GCTACTCTGATATCGGTGATCCAATTGTCGAATGCATACATTGTGGAGCACTGATGTGGTATCAAGAGAAGCCAGACAAACGAAAACATAGTGCTGTACCCAAATTCCAATTATGTTGTGGAAATGGTAAAGTTGTGTTGCCGCTTTTGAATGAACCGCCACTGTTACTAAAGCATCTATTGTCTGATGATAATGATTCAGACTGTATAAACTATCAGCAGTATTGCAGATTGTACAACATTATGTTTACCTTTACGTCACCCGGAATGAAGTTTGACAATAGATACCAATCGGCAGGAGGACCGCCTAACATAAGGATACATGGACAGACTTGCCATAGAATTGGGAGCATGCTCCCTTTAGATGGAGAAACACCAAAATTTGCACAGCTTTATATTTATGACACTGATAATGAAATCCATCATAGAATGGAAGGAATAGG TCATAATCCTAATGTGAATCCAGAAACGGTTGGAAAATTGAAACTTATGCTTGATGAGTTCAACACACATGCTAAAACATTTAGGATGGCAGCAGATCGACTAAAAGATTCTCATGTACCCGatctaaaattgaaattaatcGCCGATCGATCCAAGGACGGAAGAGTTTATAATCAACCAACAGTTTCTGAAGTTGCCGCACTTATCGTTGGTGATGTTGATACAGGATCTAAGAGACATATTATACTTGAGAGACAGAGTGGGAGGCTGAAAAGGATAAGTGAGTTTCATCCAAGTTATCTTGCTTTACAATATCCACTTTTGTTTCCATATGGCGAAGATGGTTTTAGAATCGGTATTCTACACAGGGAAACAAaagcaaagaaaaagaagaataaactTACTATCAGAGAATGGCTTACGTTTCGGATTCAAACCAAAACAGCCGAAGCACACACACTTTTGATGTCCAGAAGGCTTTTTCAGCAATTTTTGGTTGATGGTTTCACCATGATGGAGTCTCAAAGGTTGAATTACATACGCAAGCACCAGAAAAAACTAAGAGTTTCAAAATACAATAATTTGAACGGTCCAGAACAGAATCAGAACACTCAAGGAGCAAACAAGGGTAAGAGGGTTGTTTTACCATCAACTTATGTTGGAAGTCGAAGATACATGGAGCAATTGTATTTTGATGGAATGGATATTTGTAGTCATATTGGTTTTCTTGACCTTTTTATCACATTTACATGCAATCCAATGTGGCCCGAAGTTAAAAGACTGCTTCACCCAATGAGGTTGCAGCCCCATGATCGTCCCGACATTATATCAAGAGTTTTTAAAATTAAGTTGGATGAGTTGTTGTTTGATTTGACTAAGAAGCATGTCTTAGGGAGAGTGGTTGCAT ATATATACACCGTTGAGTTTCAAAAGAGGGGTTTACCACATGCTCATATTTTGCTATTCATGCATCCGCAAAGCAAGTATCCCACTCCCGAGGATATAAACAACATCATTTCAGCAGAGATACCATCAAAAGAAGATGATGTGGAATTGTATAATCTGGTGAAGAGACATATGATTCACGGTCCGTGTGATTTG CCTCAGACCGTAGTTGATCAGGATGGATATCCTGTGTACCGAAGGAGGGATACTGGAAACACTGTTACGATAAAAAACGTTGTTCTTGATAACAGATCTGTTGTTCCTCACAATCCATATCTGTTGAAGAAATTTCAAGCTCACATTAATATGGAATGGTGTAATCAAGGTACTTCGGTTAAGtacttatttaaatatataaacaagGGGTATGACAGGATTACCGCTGCTGTCGTAGGAGACAACGACAGTCCTTTGACCGCTAAAAATTTCGATGAAATCAAGCAGTATCTTGATTGTAGATATGTCTCACCAAGCGAAGCATGTTGGCGAATATTTTCTTTTCCCATTCATGGAAGGTCTCCTACAGTAGAAAGATTATATTTTCATCTTGAGGGCGATAATTCGGTATATTATACAGATTACGAACTGATAGATGAGGTTCTTGAAAAACCAAGTGTGAAGGAATCAATGTTTACCGCTTGGATGGAAGCAAACAAAACATATCCAGAGGCCAGAAATCTGACCTACTCAAATTTCCTCACTAAGTTTGTTTATGATAAAAGATACCGACGATGGAGACCGCGTAAGAGAGGGCACACCATTGGAAGACTAATATGGGTTCCTCCAAGTACAGGTGAGCTGTATTACCTGAGAATGATGCTGACTGTTGCAAAAGGGCCAACATGTTACGAGGATATAAAAAAGGTCGGTGGAATTGTTCGGGACAGTTTTAgggatgcatgttttgaaatgggATTTCTTAATGATGACAAGGAATATGTTGCAGCTATTAACGAGGCCAAAGATTGGGGTTCGGGACATTTTTTGAGAAAGTTATTCGTAACTATGCTATTGTCCGGTACAATTAACAGACCGCGTCACGTTTGGCAAAAAACTTGGAAGATGCTGTCCGACGGTATTCTGCACCAACAAAGACAGTTAACTAATATAAAAG ATATGCAGTTAACAGAAGCTGAGTTGAAAAACTTGACCCTCATTGAGATTGAGAATATGTTGCAATCCAATCGAAGAAGTTTGCACGAATTCAAAGACATGCCAAATCCAGATGCTTATGTCACACGGCACGTTGGAAACCGACTGATTTACGAAGAACATGATTATAATACTAAAACTGAGCGAGAAAACTTCAACAATCTCTTTCGAGCCCTTACAG ATGAACAACGCTCAATCTTTGAAAAAATCATGGAAGCTGTCGGAAAACAAAGAGGAGGGGTCTTTTTTTTACACGGTTATGGAGGGACCGGTAAAACTTTCATGTGGAGGACACTATCAAGTGCACTTCGTTCgaagaaaaaaattgtgtttGTTGTTGCTTCAAGCGGTATAGCTTCGTTGTTATTACCAGGTGGACGAACTGCTCATTCCAAGTTTAAAATTCCTGTGCCAACACTTGACAACTCCACTTGCAATATTGACAAAAACACTGAACATTCTCAATTATTCGAGGCAACGGACGTGATAATATGGGATGAAGCACCTATGgctcataaaaattattttgaggCATTGGATAGAACACTTAAAGACGTCATGACCAAGaagggatttgggaataaaatcTTTGGCGGCAAAGTTGTTGTTTTTGGAGGAGACTTCAGACAGATTCTTCCAGTTGTTCCGAGAGAAGCGCGTTCTGATAGTGTTCATGCATCCATATGCTCCTCTTATATCTGGGACTATTGCCAGGTTCTAACACTGACAAAAAACATGAGACTTCAGCAGGGAAGCGATAATACAAGTTCTAATGAATTAGCGCAGTTCTCAAAATGGATTTTAAATGTCGGTGATGGTAAGATATCTGAACCAAATGATGGATTGGTGGACATAGAGATTCCTCAAGATTTATTGATTACCAATTATGAAGATCCTATCAAAGCTATTGTTGAGAATACATATCCCAATTTGGTTAATGTATTCCAAGATGTTGCATATCTACAAGGAAAAGCAATTCTTGCCTCAACCATTGAAGTTGTGGATAAGATCAATCATTATGTATTGGACCTTATACCAg GTGAAGAGAAAGAGTATCTTAGTTACGATTCAATCGATAGAACTGACTCGAGTTATACCGAAGCTTATGAAGTGCTAACTCTAGAATTTCTTAGCAAATTAAGGACATCAGGTTTACCAAATCATATAATCAAATTGAAAGTTGGTACTCCCATTATGCTTATGAGAAATTTGGACCAGTCAGATGGATTGTGTAATGGAACAAGATTGATTGTCACAAGGTTGGCCAATCATGTCATTGAGGCAAAAATTATTTCTGGCAAGAACATAGATAACCTTTTTTACATTCCTCGAATGTCTATGTCACCTTCAGAGTCACCGTGGCCATTTAAGTTGATTAGGAGACAATTTCCAATTATTGTCTCTTACACAATGACAATTAATAAGTCTCAAGGTCAGTCTCTTGATAGTGTTGGTTTGTATTTGCCTTCTCCCGTGTTTAGTCATGGACAACTTTATGTTGCAATCTCAAGAGTTACTACAAAAAGTGGTCTTAAAATCTTAATACACGACAAAGAGAATGTTCCGTGCTCCACTACCACAAATGTTATATACAAGGAGGTTTTCCAATCACTTTGTTAG